One uncultured Fibrobacter sp. genomic region harbors:
- a CDS encoding cation diffusion facilitator family transporter, whose amino-acid sequence MTRIVKKDDSSEVRRITWVGLGWNIVLSVGKFFAGYFGGSQALIADAIHSASDFITDIAIIVGSRFWNSPPDAEHPYGHRRFETLISVGIGLAVCAVGFGLGYNAVIALKDGVQSKPEWIAAIMAAVSIVVKEALFRYTRNKGRAIRSEAVEANAWHHRSDAYSSIPVLVAVLFGILFPDLWFADSVGAIIVSVFIIHSGFEIAWPGIHRVADEGASEEVSQRLKSIALACPNVISIHGFRSRYVGSDLHVDLHVVVPAEMTLLAAHDLAEEVERQLIESGENVVDALVHIDPYDERKANK is encoded by the coding sequence ATGACCCGTATCGTAAAAAAAGATGACAGTTCCGAAGTCCGCCGCATCACGTGGGTTGGACTCGGATGGAACATTGTTTTGTCGGTCGGCAAGTTTTTCGCAGGCTATTTCGGAGGGTCACAGGCCCTTATCGCCGACGCCATCCATAGCGCATCGGATTTTATCACCGACATCGCGATTATCGTGGGGTCCAGATTCTGGAATTCCCCGCCCGATGCAGAGCACCCCTATGGGCATCGTCGTTTCGAGACGCTGATTTCGGTCGGAATCGGACTTGCCGTGTGCGCCGTAGGCTTTGGACTCGGCTATAACGCCGTCATCGCCCTCAAGGACGGAGTCCAGTCAAAACCCGAATGGATTGCCGCCATCATGGCAGCCGTTTCTATCGTTGTGAAAGAGGCGCTTTTCCGTTACACGCGAAACAAGGGGCGCGCCATCCGAAGCGAAGCGGTCGAGGCAAACGCCTGGCATCACCGAAGCGACGCCTACAGTTCCATCCCGGTACTGGTCGCAGTCCTTTTCGGAATCCTTTTCCCGGACCTCTGGTTTGCTGATTCCGTCGGCGCCATCATTGTGTCGGTATTCATTATTCATTCGGGATTTGAAATCGCATGGCCGGGAATTCACCGCGTCGCCGACGAAGGCGCCAGCGAAGAAGTGTCGCAGAGGCTGAAAAGCATCGCTCTCGCCTGTCCGAACGTAATTAGCATCCACGGGTTCCGTTCACGCTACGTGGGCTCCGATCTGCACGTAGACCTGCACGTGGTTGTTCCCGCCGAGATGACGCTCCTTGCAGCACATGACCTAGCCGAAGAAGTCGAACGCCAGCTCATTGAATCGGGCGAGAACGTAGTCGATGCGCTCGTACACATCGACCCCTACGACGAAAGAAAAGCGAACAAGTAG
- a CDS encoding serine/threonine protein kinase: MNGSAPKVSILDQVAGCSLLHRGGEADVYGIAAAGSEFVLKWYGKDVCYDKTVVEKLERLNLQGLYRIRESGSRENIPYLVYDFIQGVDSATVLPMPVPVALGLLREIAQTLNALEKNGIHHGDLNPSNVILCRTGKDLHTVLIDCGIVGPGALAFAAPERFQGKGANTKSDLFSLGMLLFRWVSGRDLLETSGYDDMAAKSASIDQVDVTEILYGIGLCSAQELSALEPLWKSLLRVAPDSRAEDFDELDELLEIALASLGMGAVSLSTAVQKYAESVYSEKMGRKFPRNVSDGEKVPLPYKKAALRSKKSGLKFVVLGLFGLILVICALLALVRNESPDIDATGNLLLEKSRSLETAPERPEQVQPVLESIPLNELGDLPTPAENDLP, encoded by the coding sequence ATGAATGGATCAGCTCCGAAAGTCAGTATCTTAGACCAGGTTGCCGGTTGCAGCCTGTTGCACCGCGGTGGCGAAGCCGACGTGTACGGAATTGCTGCTGCAGGTAGTGAATTTGTCCTAAAATGGTACGGAAAGGACGTCTGTTACGATAAGACTGTTGTCGAAAAACTGGAACGCTTGAACCTGCAGGGGCTTTACCGCATCCGTGAATCGGGTTCCCGCGAAAACATTCCCTATCTTGTTTATGACTTTATTCAGGGCGTGGACTCGGCTACGGTTTTGCCAATGCCTGTTCCTGTAGCCTTGGGGCTTCTCCGCGAAATCGCGCAGACTTTGAATGCCCTTGAAAAGAATGGTATTCATCATGGCGACTTGAACCCTTCGAACGTGATACTTTGCCGCACGGGAAAGGATCTGCATACGGTGCTGATTGATTGCGGAATCGTGGGGCCTGGCGCATTGGCGTTTGCCGCTCCGGAACGCTTTCAGGGAAAGGGCGCTAACACAAAAAGCGACCTGTTTAGCCTGGGAATGTTGCTGTTCCGTTGGGTTTCGGGGCGTGACCTCCTGGAAACTTCTGGCTACGACGATATGGCTGCAAAAAGTGCATCTATCGATCAGGTCGATGTGACAGAAATTCTTTATGGAATCGGCTTATGCAGTGCGCAGGAGCTTTCTGCCCTGGAACCTTTGTGGAAGTCCTTGTTGCGCGTTGCTCCCGATTCCCGCGCGGAAGATTTCGACGAACTGGATGAACTTTTGGAGATTGCGCTCGCCTCGCTCGGTATGGGGGCGGTGTCGCTTTCGACGGCTGTCCAGAAGTATGCCGAAAGTGTGTATAGCGAAAAAATGGGGCGAAAATTCCCGCGCAATGTCTCGGATGGTGAAAAAGTACCGTTACCCTACAAAAAAGCGGCCCTGCGATCTAAAAAAAGTGGACTCAAATTTGTCGTTTTAGGCCTTTTTGGACTTATATTAGTTATATGTGCTCTGCTGGCCCTTGTGCGGAACGAAAGTCCCGACATCGACGCGACGGGAAACCTGCTGCTCGAAAAATCGAGAAGCCTGGAAACTGCCCCGGAACGCCCTGAACAGGTTCAGCCCGTTTTGGAATCGATCCCGTTGAACGAACTCGGGGATTTGCCCACACCTGCAGAGAATGACCTGCCCTAG
- a CDS encoding extracellular solute-binding protein — MGNRFDMMKLTVVASLLAAATAFAAPKPLTVWIMPNGASPQETLEKRLDLYTQKTGIPTKVQVLDWGEAWNRITLALSGQQEAPDVLQLGTTWIPYFASRNEIKPLNEFLGSIQPDRFVPVSWNTTHIDEDTVIYSIPWFIDIRAILANQRQLKEHGITKESVSTYEGFREAIRKVNAKDEVLEDGAHVRGYAFPGKNDWNIPHNFAPWIWSNGGSFIKKDENGKWSANILSKETLTGIASYLHFVMDSLVSTDALQNNTAQIAQQFNNGELAFIVSTSEIVMQTRIHGSQGGLSNARIGSDSVTVIPIPRGKTGSVSFIGGSNLAIPAKNNRAEAVKLLQFLVNDENLDAYTKQIGMLPPSKNVLQDWAKDENYNVLVNALETGRAYVAIPEWGEIEQLLGAMFSTVWEQMEIPSLYSEEKLYEIFQNFTVEIDKKLNYPSANIMTLAEFKEIWSAVNATSEKKPEVATTDSTESAAESNMQKAPFVFVTVLILGFLFAFFRKRKK; from the coding sequence ATGGGTAATAGATTTGATATGATGAAACTGACTGTCGTTGCTTCTTTGCTTGCGGCCGCAACTGCCTTCGCAGCCCCCAAGCCGCTAACCGTATGGATTATGCCCAACGGAGCCTCGCCCCAGGAGACTCTCGAGAAAAGACTTGACCTGTACACCCAAAAGACCGGTATTCCCACCAAGGTCCAGGTTCTGGACTGGGGTGAAGCATGGAACCGAATTACATTAGCCCTATCCGGTCAACAGGAAGCCCCCGATGTTCTGCAATTAGGAACAACCTGGATTCCCTATTTTGCTTCGCGCAACGAAATCAAGCCCCTGAATGAATTTTTAGGAAGCATCCAACCCGACCGGTTCGTCCCGGTCAGCTGGAACACGACGCATATCGACGAAGATACCGTCATCTATTCCATTCCTTGGTTCATCGACATTCGCGCCATTCTTGCGAACCAGAGACAGCTCAAGGAACATGGCATCACCAAGGAATCCGTGAGCACCTACGAGGGCTTTAGGGAAGCCATTCGCAAGGTTAATGCCAAGGACGAAGTTCTCGAAGACGGCGCCCATGTTCGCGGATATGCATTCCCGGGCAAGAACGACTGGAATATTCCCCACAACTTCGCCCCCTGGATCTGGAGCAACGGCGGATCGTTCATCAAGAAGGACGAGAACGGCAAGTGGAGCGCAAACATCCTTTCCAAGGAAACACTCACCGGTATTGCAAGCTACCTGCATTTCGTGATGGACTCGTTGGTTTCAACAGACGCCCTGCAAAACAACACAGCCCAGATTGCGCAACAGTTCAATAACGGCGAACTCGCCTTTATCGTGAGCACCTCCGAAATCGTGATGCAGACCCGCATCCACGGTAGCCAGGGAGGCCTTTCCAACGCCCGTATCGGAAGCGATAGCGTTACCGTCATACCGATTCCGAGGGGTAAGACCGGCAGTGTCAGTTTCATCGGCGGTTCGAACCTGGCTATCCCAGCAAAGAACAATCGAGCCGAAGCCGTCAAGCTTTTGCAGTTCCTCGTGAACGATGAAAACCTCGACGCCTACACCAAGCAAATCGGCATGTTGCCCCCCTCCAAGAACGTATTGCAGGACTGGGCAAAAGACGAAAACTATAACGTACTCGTCAACGCCCTCGAAACAGGCCGCGCCTACGTAGCCATTCCCGAATGGGGCGAAATAGAGCAGTTACTGGGAGCCATGTTCAGCACCGTGTGGGAACAGATGGAAATTCCCTCTCTCTATTCCGAAGAAAAGCTGTACGAGATTTTCCAGAACTTCACCGTCGAAATCGACAAGAAGTTGAACTACCCCTCAGCAAACATCATGACCCTCGCCGAATTCAAGGAAATTTGGAGTGCGGTCAACGCGACTTCCGAAAAGAAGCCTGAAGTCGCCACCACGGATTCCACGGAAAGCGCCGCCGAAAGCAACATGCAAAAGGCTCCGTTCGTTTTCGTGACAGTCCTTATCCTCGGGTTCCTGTTCGCGTTCTTCCGCAAGAGAAAAAAGTAA
- a CDS encoding sigma-54-dependent Fis family transcriptional regulator produces MKSETMLATEKMLDVVKILLDEVQPESLFVKILEVAKNVLHADAAVLDIGGESPLHLSAPEQVSISISAVKQAKAEKRAVVWNQLDDDSADLSKSIVQNQLTSIMVSPFRTPDSESGYLYLQRAARKEPFTEDDSALFDSFVTVCEKFAFAAYDRIRDKESLETFRNVVRKDGIVYSSKVMTDLVKLADKLAGLPMPVIIRGETGTGKEVIAKYIHRHSPRADKPFVPVNCGAIPEHLMESLLFGHAKGSFTGAIETRKGFFEEADGGTIFLDEIGELPMNMQVKLLRVLQEKHITRVGDNREIPVNVRVISATHVDLEEAVKAKRFREDLYFRIQVMPVVMPALRERGQDVILLAEEFLERYGAEYGRGKFRLSRNAEKAMLGYHWPGNVRELENKVQKALVQAVHGVVQPNDLGLGDVQTQAKESPRTLKEAREIVERDVIGRALRDSNANLTLAATILGIDRKVLREIMERLGMKKEDFKK; encoded by the coding sequence ATGAAGTCGGAAACAATGCTTGCCACCGAAAAGATGCTCGATGTCGTGAAGATTCTGCTTGACGAGGTGCAACCGGAGTCCCTATTCGTAAAGATTCTCGAAGTCGCTAAAAACGTTCTTCATGCCGATGCGGCCGTCCTGGATATCGGCGGCGAAAGTCCGCTCCATTTGAGTGCCCCGGAGCAGGTGTCGATTTCCATTTCGGCGGTCAAGCAGGCCAAGGCCGAAAAGCGTGCCGTGGTGTGGAACCAGCTAGACGACGATTCGGCGGATTTGTCCAAGTCGATTGTACAGAACCAGCTCACGAGTATTATGGTTTCTCCGTTCCGTACGCCGGATAGTGAGTCGGGTTACCTTTATTTGCAGCGTGCTGCCCGTAAGGAGCCTTTTACCGAAGATGACAGCGCCCTTTTTGATTCTTTCGTGACGGTCTGCGAAAAGTTTGCATTTGCGGCGTACGACCGTATTCGCGACAAGGAATCGCTCGAAACATTCCGTAACGTTGTCCGCAAGGACGGTATCGTGTATTCGAGCAAGGTCATGACGGACCTTGTCAAGCTTGCCGATAAGCTTGCCGGACTTCCGATGCCGGTGATTATCCGTGGCGAGACGGGTACGGGTAAGGAAGTCATTGCGAAGTATATCCACAGGCATAGTCCCAGGGCCGACAAGCCGTTTGTTCCCGTCAATTGCGGCGCTATCCCTGAACACCTGATGGAATCTCTTTTGTTCGGGCATGCCAAGGGGTCGTTTACGGGGGCGATCGAAACTCGTAAGGGGTTCTTTGAAGAGGCCGACGGCGGAACCATATTCCTCGACGAAATTGGTGAACTGCCTATGAATATGCAGGTGAAACTTTTGCGCGTGTTGCAGGAAAAGCACATTACGCGCGTGGGCGACAATCGCGAAATTCCGGTGAACGTGCGCGTGATCAGTGCAACGCATGTGGATTTGGAAGAAGCGGTGAAGGCGAAACGTTTCAGGGAAGACCTGTATTTCCGCATTCAGGTGATGCCTGTGGTAATGCCCGCCTTGAGGGAACGCGGACAGGACGTGATTCTGTTGGCCGAAGAATTCCTAGAACGCTATGGCGCGGAATATGGCCGCGGAAAGTTCCGCCTGAGTCGTAATGCAGAAAAGGCGATGCTCGGTTATCATTGGCCGGGGAACGTGCGTGAACTTGAAAACAAGGTGCAGAAGGCCTTGGTGCAGGCTGTTCATGGAGTGGTGCAGCCGAACGATTTGGGGCTCGGCGATGTGCAGACGCAGGCGAAGGAATCGCCCCGTACGCTCAAGGAAGCCCGCGAAATTGTGGAGCGCGATGTCATTGGCCGTGCCTTGAGGGATAGCAATGCGAACTTGACGCTTGCTGCGACCATTCTGGGGATTGACCGCAAGGTTTTGCGCGAAATCATGGAAAGGCTCGGAATGAAAAAAGAGGATTTCAAAAAGTAG
- a CDS encoding diguanylate cyclase: MPAVALTDFSRSIVFKVLLVLIIAMTLVVTGSIFIFNNRQADLLVEWSYNNNEALINQIATMSTNEMKQFGDRLSLLAKTSEIQSMDPTTAASYIKSFNISSLFISGEAITLYDKDNNFVCDNSMVGLPTESPYPIDFSRITPHRPYITPWFRDSKDAPPKRIFGINISNRAVGDGSLIANFSLRRLWTNFPDYKIGKSGFLVAVNGKGDILYHPDLKKWLTDTHNITELGFKKMDPRTYKVEKAKFEVLEDNASYLINYRYDSNYDFGLIACQPKSEIDELISSATQASIAILIISILIILIIAGWMFYMLGVPLNKLIQHIKLITDGNLDINEFSVGSRNDEIGQLGNAFNTMHNTIKRQIGELNAHRDMLEQEVRERTKDLELANQKLDLISKTDELTGLPNRRDMNETIANEVGRVQRTHKPFCFIFIDIDHFKNINDTYGHACGDLILKSVAQTVRTLLRKYDVFARYGGEEFLTLLPETDLEGAAVVAERFRKKIEQMTVHYADFTIKVTITLGVSRYDERLGADRSIQMADKALYRGKESGRNQVIVWEPEWVTEADYEAAAIELAAQKKNAESNAEKLNEEK, translated from the coding sequence ATGCCAGCGGTCGCGCTTACAGATTTCTCGCGAAGCATCGTATTCAAGGTACTTCTCGTATTGATAATCGCCATGACGCTTGTCGTCACGGGGAGTATCTTTATTTTCAACAACAGGCAAGCCGACCTGTTGGTTGAATGGAGTTACAACAACAACGAAGCGCTGATCAACCAGATTGCCACCATGTCGACCAACGAGATGAAGCAATTTGGTGACCGACTCTCCCTGCTCGCCAAGACTTCCGAAATCCAGAGCATGGACCCGACCACCGCCGCCAGTTACATCAAGAGCTTCAACATCTCGTCGCTCTTCATTTCCGGCGAAGCCATTACTTTGTACGACAAAGACAACAATTTTGTCTGCGACAATTCCATGGTCGGGCTCCCAACCGAATCGCCCTACCCCATTGATTTTTCTCGCATCACGCCTCACCGTCCGTACATAACGCCATGGTTCAGGGATTCCAAGGACGCCCCGCCCAAAAGGATTTTCGGCATCAACATTTCCAACCGCGCCGTAGGTGACGGAAGCCTCATTGCGAATTTCTCGCTCCGCAGACTCTGGACAAATTTCCCGGATTACAAAATCGGCAAGAGCGGTTTCCTGGTCGCGGTAAACGGCAAGGGAGACATCCTTTACCACCCGGATCTCAAGAAGTGGCTTACCGACACACACAATATCACCGAGCTCGGCTTCAAGAAAATGGACCCGCGCACCTACAAGGTCGAAAAGGCGAAGTTTGAAGTTCTGGAAGACAATGCGTCGTACCTGATTAACTACCGCTACGATTCCAACTACGACTTCGGACTGATCGCCTGCCAGCCCAAGAGTGAAATCGACGAGCTGATTTCTTCGGCGACACAGGCCAGTATCGCCATCCTCATCATCTCGATCCTGATTATCCTTATTATTGCCGGATGGATGTTCTATATGCTGGGCGTTCCCCTGAACAAGCTGATCCAGCACATCAAGTTGATCACCGATGGCAACCTCGACATCAACGAATTCAGTGTCGGCTCCCGTAATGACGAAATCGGTCAGCTGGGTAACGCATTCAACACGATGCACAACACGATCAAGCGGCAGATCGGCGAACTCAACGCCCACAGGGACATGCTGGAACAGGAAGTTCGCGAACGCACCAAGGATCTGGAACTGGCTAACCAGAAGCTCGATCTGATTTCGAAGACCGACGAACTGACGGGACTGCCCAACCGCCGCGACATGAACGAGACCATCGCAAACGAGGTCGGACGTGTTCAGCGTACGCACAAGCCGTTCTGTTTCATATTTATCGATATCGACCATTTCAAGAACATCAACGACACCTACGGACATGCCTGCGGTGACCTTATCCTGAAATCTGTCGCCCAAACCGTTCGCACCCTGTTGCGCAAGTACGACGTTTTCGCACGCTACGGCGGCGAAGAATTCCTGACGCTGCTTCCTGAAACTGACCTCGAAGGAGCGGCTGTCGTTGCCGAACGTTTCCGCAAGAAGATTGAGCAAATGACCGTTCATTATGCGGACTTCACCATCAAGGTGACGATTACCCTGGGCGTATCGCGCTACGACGAACGCCTTGGTGCAGACCGAAGCATCCAGATGGCGGACAAGGCGCTTTACCGAGGCAAGGAAAGCGGACGTAACCAGGTGATCGTATGGGAACCGGAATGGGTTACCGAAGCCGACTATGAAGCGGCAGCAATCGAGCTTGCGGCACAGAAGAAAAACGCCGAAAGCAATGCCGAAAAATTGAACGAAGAAAAATAG
- a CDS encoding tetratricopeptide repeat protein: MAPLIAFLLVSCVENDVRRGNDALRIGDYDRAIRNFSKVLDAEPANRDARYGLALSYYAEAEEAEHLRIPTFEHWERASREFRILSNIDSSGRIDANYSTCLFYLARATMAQNAEANVIPLLDKSIQLDSANYFSYNLKALILSNSGNAENVELAKNIFILVLTRKPQFASAYINLGNIYWNEGDVESAWDTWSAGLQHSPQNQSLRYWTSVAEDSLKSMVLSGRL, from the coding sequence TTGGCGCCTTTAATCGCTTTTTTGCTGGTGTCCTGCGTCGAAAACGATGTCCGACGCGGAAATGATGCCTTGCGTATTGGCGATTACGACCGTGCGATTCGGAATTTTTCGAAGGTGCTCGATGCTGAACCCGCCAATCGGGATGCCCGCTACGGCCTTGCCTTGTCTTATTATGCCGAGGCAGAAGAGGCGGAACATTTGCGGATTCCGACTTTTGAACATTGGGAAAGGGCTTCGAGGGAATTCAGGATTCTTTCGAATATCGATAGCAGTGGCCGTATCGATGCCAATTATTCGACGTGCCTTTTTTACTTGGCGCGTGCGACGATGGCGCAAAACGCCGAAGCGAACGTGATTCCCCTGCTGGACAAGTCTATTCAGCTGGATAGCGCGAACTACTTTAGCTACAACCTAAAGGCGCTGATACTTTCCAATAGCGGCAATGCGGAAAACGTAGAACTTGCAAAGAATATCTTTATCCTGGTGCTGACACGTAAGCCGCAGTTTGCCTCGGCCTACATTAACCTGGGAAATATTTATTGGAACGAGGGCGATGTGGAATCGGCTTGGGATACCTGGTCTGCGGGCTTGCAGCATTCTCCCCAGAACCAGTCGCTGCGTTATTGGACTTCTGTGGCGGAAGATTCCCTGAAGTCGATGGTCTTGTCGGGGCGGTTGTAG
- a CDS encoding HD domain-containing phosphohydrolase: protein MKNKIFNYKDVVSFETEIALFSKWYKEHGSPTMYFQIHSAILEPEKLKPVWDCLERFFPDVPWVGNSTSGNIVDCEVSTDISVSAVIFEKPTSKFTVRQYDYNRESVGGIARHIVNVTKENPWVKAVEIYHCISPFSTTSLCEGLDDLASDIQVFGGIVCSPDITSPNSCIFSSEGGYTRSGLLVLFFGGPEFYVDSRKISGWKPIGRNFHVTRSEGNILYELGGIPAYEVYNKYLNIKNDQNFFYNALEFPMLYEHNGVSIVRAPGSSNPDGSLTMSSDIDEGSIIRLSYGEPGLIVDRIREESEKCRQFGPEVQHIFSCAARKAFWSQREPTYEITPFKGLASSTGFFSHGEFLREKGHLNQHNITLVIASMREGAAVEKTPEKTEDIRSEMTTRLPLAARMATFIRETSFELEQINSKLRVMNEHLQDVATTDALTGLENRLAFDELLKSIAMEDSDAGNWTMVLMDLNGLKYANDTFGHQAGDALIIAAGKSIKKAYGLHGNCFRIGGDEFAVVTKAPLDSLFLLYSSLQRNIEEYNKDALYHLSIAVGESRLRSDSGIRKSISDWKMEADLNMYRDKVRYHKPTENNENQNLKDLITCLISVEEAKDSYTAHHSERVKAYTELLSRFLGLSEASVSLITHAAHLHDIGKMGISDNVLGKPGKLTDDEFSIIKQHPIIGAKILMQSNYTHELVQIVLHHHERFDGRGYPEGLKGEEIPIGARIIAIADSIDAMTSKRVYRDAMSLDYCRKEIEKNLGVMYDPAIGKVALEHWDKIVDTLMKMQTGRPKVM, encoded by the coding sequence ATGAAAAACAAAATCTTTAACTACAAAGACGTTGTTTCGTTTGAAACAGAAATCGCCCTGTTCAGCAAATGGTATAAGGAACATGGTTCCCCGACAATGTATTTCCAGATTCATTCGGCGATTCTGGAACCCGAAAAGCTGAAGCCGGTTTGGGACTGCCTGGAAAGGTTCTTTCCCGATGTGCCCTGGGTGGGCAATTCTACCAGTGGCAATATCGTTGATTGTGAAGTCTCTACGGATATTTCTGTATCTGCCGTTATTTTCGAAAAGCCGACGAGCAAGTTCACGGTTCGCCAATATGATTATAATCGGGAATCTGTCGGTGGAATCGCACGGCATATTGTCAATGTGACCAAGGAAAATCCATGGGTCAAGGCTGTCGAAATTTACCATTGTATCTCCCCGTTCTCGACAACGTCCCTTTGCGAAGGGCTCGATGACCTTGCATCCGATATCCAAGTATTCGGTGGCATCGTCTGTTCTCCCGATATTACGAGCCCGAATTCTTGCATTTTCTCGTCAGAAGGCGGCTATACAAGATCTGGCCTTTTGGTGCTGTTCTTTGGCGGTCCCGAATTTTATGTCGATTCCCGCAAGATTAGCGGATGGAAACCGATCGGCCGTAATTTCCACGTAACCCGTTCCGAAGGGAACATCCTTTACGAGCTGGGAGGAATTCCCGCCTACGAAGTTTATAACAAGTATCTGAATATCAAGAACGACCAGAATTTCTTCTACAATGCGCTTGAGTTCCCGATGCTGTACGAGCATAATGGTGTCTCTATCGTCCGCGCACCGGGCTCGAGTAATCCCGACGGTTCACTCACGATGTCTTCCGATATCGATGAAGGTTCCATTATCAGGCTTTCGTATGGTGAGCCGGGATTGATCGTGGACCGCATCAGGGAAGAAAGTGAAAAATGTAGGCAGTTTGGGCCCGAGGTGCAACACATTTTCTCGTGTGCGGCGCGAAAGGCGTTCTGGTCGCAGCGCGAACCGACTTACGAAATCACTCCGTTCAAGGGGCTTGCTTCGAGTACGGGCTTCTTTTCGCATGGGGAATTCCTGCGCGAAAAGGGACACTTGAACCAGCATAACATTACGCTTGTCATCGCTTCGATGCGTGAAGGTGCCGCAGTCGAGAAAACTCCTGAAAAAACAGAAGATATCCGCTCCGAAATGACGACTAGGCTTCCGCTTGCGGCCCGTATGGCGACCTTCATTCGCGAAACTTCGTTCGAGCTTGAACAAATTAACAGCAAGCTCCGCGTGATGAACGAACATCTGCAAGATGTCGCGACGACGGATGCTCTGACGGGGCTTGAAAATAGGCTTGCCTTTGACGAACTGCTCAAAAGTATTGCCATGGAAGACTCCGATGCCGGGAACTGGACGATGGTCTTGATGGATCTAAACGGGCTCAAGTACGCAAACGATACCTTCGGGCATCAGGCGGGTGACGCCCTGATTATCGCAGCTGGAAAATCCATCAAGAAAGCTTATGGACTTCACGGGAATTGCTTTAGAATCGGCGGTGACGAATTTGCCGTAGTGACGAAGGCGCCTTTGGATTCCCTGTTCCTGCTGTATTCCAGCCTGCAAAGGAATATCGAGGAATACAACAAGGACGCCCTTTACCATTTGTCGATTGCCGTCGGTGAAAGTAGGCTTCGCAGTGACTCGGGTATCCGCAAGTCCATTAGCGACTGGAAAATGGAAGCGGACTTGAACATGTACCGCGACAAGGTGCGCTATCACAAACCGACCGAAAACAACGAGAACCAGAACCTGAAGGATCTGATTACCTGCCTGATTTCGGTGGAAGAAGCGAAGGATTCCTATACGGCACACCATTCCGAACGCGTCAAGGCGTATACGGAACTGCTCTCGCGTTTCCTTGGCCTTTCTGAGGCCTCGGTATCGTTGATTACGCATGCGGCACACCTGCATGATATCGGCAAGATGGGCATCAGCGACAATGTGCTCGGAAAACCGGGTAAGCTGACCGATGACGAATTCTCGATTATCAAGCAGCATCCGATCATTGGTGCAAAGATCCTGATGCAGTCGAACTATACGCACGAATTGGTGCAGATCGTGCTGCATCACCATGAACGTTTTGACGGTCGCGGGTACCCCGAGGGGCTCAAGGGCGAAGAAATTCCTATCGGTGCCCGCATCATTGCCATTGCGGATTCGATCGATGCCATGACGAGTAAGCGCGTCTACCGCGATGCGATGTCGCTCGACTACTGCCGCAAGGAAATCGAGAAAAATCTCGGTGTCATGTACGACCCGGCTATTGGCAAGGTGGCGCTAGAACACTGGGATAAAATTGTCGATACGCTAATGAAAATGCAGACCGGCCGCCCCAAAGTCATGTAG
- a CDS encoding DUF3332 family protein translates to MKKGIVTLLCAGMIVLSGCYGKNACFNKLHDWNGTLGDKWINSIVHFFLFWLPVYGICLFLVDGLVLNTVEFWTGSNPLASGDSYFEKDAQGNSIAAVKNADGSMSVEVTTAKGEKANLTLQRDENVVRALDNEGNVVAQYEIEK, encoded by the coding sequence ATGAAAAAAGGTATTGTAACCCTTCTCTGCGCCGGCATGATCGTTCTTTCCGGCTGCTATGGCAAGAACGCTTGCTTCAACAAGCTTCACGACTGGAACGGCACCCTGGGTGACAAGTGGATCAACTCCATTGTTCACTTCTTCCTGTTCTGGCTGCCGGTGTACGGCATCTGCTTGTTCCTCGTGGACGGCCTCGTGCTGAACACCGTTGAATTCTGGACCGGTTCTAACCCGCTCGCTTCTGGCGACAGCTACTTCGAAAAGGATGCCCAGGGCAACTCCATCGCCGCCGTGAAGAACGCCGATGGTTCCATGTCCGTCGAAGTGACCACTGCCAAGGGTGAAAAGGCCAACCTCACTCTCCAGCGCGACGAAAACGTTGTCCGCGCTCTCGACAACGAAGGCAACGTCGTTGCTCAGTACGAAATCGAAAAGTAA